A single region of the Raphanus sativus cultivar WK10039 chromosome 1, ASM80110v3, whole genome shotgun sequence genome encodes:
- the LOC130510660 gene encoding glyceraldehyde-3-phosphate dehydrogenase, cytosolic encodes MADKKIKIGINGFGRIGRLVARVILQRNDVELVAVNDPFITTEYMTYMFKYDSVHGQWKHNELKVKDEKTLLFGEKPVTVFGIRNPEDIPWGEAGADFVVESTGVFTDKDKAAAHLKGGAKKVVISAPSKDAPMFVVGVNEHEYKSDLNIVSNASCTTNCLAPLAKVINDRFGIVEGLMTTVHSITATQKTVDGPSMKDWRGGRAASFNIIPSSTGAAKAVGKVLPQLNGKLTGMSFRVPTVDVSVVDLTVRLEKAATYDEIKKAIKEESEGKLKGILGYTEDDVVSTDFVGDNRSSIFDAKAGIALSDNFVKLVSWYDNEWGYSTRVVDLIIHMSKA; translated from the exons ATGG CTGACAAGAAGATTAAGATCGGAATCAACG GTTTCGGAAGAATCGGTCGTTTGGTGGCTAGAGTTATCCTTCAGAGGAACGATGTTGAGCTCGTCGCTGTTAACGATCCCTTCATCACCACCGAGTACATG ACATACATGTTCAAGTATGACAGTGTTCACGGACAGTGGAAGCACAACGAGCTCAAGGTTAAGGATGAGAAAACACTTCTCTTCGGTGAGAAGCCTGTCACTGTTTTCGGCATCAG GAACCCTGAGGATATCCCATGGGGTGAGGCCGGAGCTGACTTTGTTGTGGAGTCTACTGGTGTCTTCACTGACAAGGACAAGGCTGCTGCTCACTTGAAG GGTGGTGCCAAGAAAGTTGTCATCTCTGCACCAAGCAAAGATGCTCCCATGTTCGTTGTTGGTGTCAACGAGCACGAGTACAAGTCTGATCTCAACATTGTTTCCAACGCTAGTTGCACCACCAACTGCCTTGCTCCACTTGCCAAG GTTATCAACGACAGGTTTGGAATTGTCGAGGGACTCATGACCACCGTCCACTCTATCActg CTACCCAGAAAACTGTTGATGGTCCATCAATGAAGGACTGGAGAGGTGGAAGAGCCGCATCCTTCAACATCATTCCCAGCAGCACCGGAGCTGCCAAGGCTGTCGGAAAGGTGCTTCCCCAGCTCAACGGAAAGTTGACCGGGATGTCCTTCCGTGTTCCCACCGTTGATGTTTCAGTCGTTGACCTCACGGTCAGACTCGAGAAGGCTGCAACCTACGACGAAATCAAGAAGGCTATCAA GGAGGAATCTGAGGGCAAGCTAAAGGGAATCCTTGGTTACACCGAGGATGATGTTGTCTCAACTGACTTCGTTGGTGACAACAGGTCTAGCATCTTTGACGCAAAGGCTGGAATCGCGTTGAGTGACAACTTTGTGAAGCTCGTGTCGTGGTATGACAACGAATGGGGTTACAGTACCCGTGTGGTCGACTTGATCATCCACATGTCCAAGGCCTAA
- the LOC108853130 gene encoding trihelix transcription factor GT-1, giving the protein MFVSDKPRPNEFYKDDTTNSSTTARNMIIDGDLQPHNHHHHNLHHLQPQQILLLGESSGGEDHEVKPPKKRAETWVQDETRSLIMFRRGMDGLFNTSKSNKHLWEQISAKMREKGFDRSPTMCTDKWRNLLKEYKKAKHQDRGNVSAKMSYYKEIEDILRERSKKVTQYSKSPTNTPIAKVDSFMQFTDKGFDDPSIPFGSVVEANGRPALNLERSLDHDGHPLAITAVDAVPANGVPPWNWRETPGNGGDAHGQQPFGGRVITVKLGDYTRRIGVDGTAEAIKETIRSAFRLRTRRAFWLEDEDQVVRCLDRDMPLGNYLLHVDDGLAIRVCHYDDSNQLPVHTEEKIFYTEEDYRDFLARRGWTCLQGDGFRNIDNMDDLQPGAVYRGVRERM; this is encoded by the exons ATGTTCGTTTCCGACAAACCTCGTCCCAATGAATTCTACAAAGACGATACCACCAATTCCTCCACCACCGCACGCAACATGATCATCGATGGAGATCTACAGCCCCACAATCACCATCACCACAATCTTCATCATCTCCAGCCGCAACAGATTCTTCTCCTCGGAGAAAGCAGCGGCGGCGAGGATCACGAAGTCAAACCCCCCAAGAAACGAGCGGAGACCTGGGTACAAGACGAGACTCGTTCCCTGATCATGTTCCGCCGAGGCATGGACGGTCTCTTCAACACCTCCAAATCCAACAAGCATCTCTGGGAGCAGATCTCGGCCAAGATGAGGGAGAAAGGGTTCGACCGGTCTCCGACCATGTGTACCGATAAGTGGAGGAATCTGCTGAAGGAGTACAAAAAGGCCAAGCATCAGGACAGGGGGAATGTGTCGGCGAAGATGTCTTATTACAAGGAGATTGAAGATATTCTGAGGGAGAGGAGTAAGAAAGTGACACAGTATAGCAAGAGTCCTACTAATACGCCCATTGCTAAAGTTGATTCCTTTATGCAATTTACTGATAAAG GTTTTGATGATCCGAGCATTCCTTTTGGATCCGTTGTTGAAG CTAATGGCAGGCCGGCGTTAAACCTTGAAAGGAGTCTTGATCATGATGGTCATCCTCTTGCAATCACTGCAGTTGATGCTGTTCCAGCCAATGGAGTTCCTCCTTGGAACTGGAGAGAGACTCCTGGAAACG GTGGTGATGCTCATGGTCAACAGCCTTTTGGTGGGAGGGTCATAACTGTGAAATTAGGCGACTATACAAGAAGAATCGGTGTTGATGGTACTGCTGAAGCAATCAAAGAGACAATCAGGTCTGCTTTTAGATTAAGAACCCGGAGGGCGTTTTGGTTAGAAGATGAAGATCAGGTTGTTCGTTGTCTTGACCGAGACATGCCCTTAGGGAACTACCTACTCCATGTCGATGATG GACTGGCCATCAGGGTTTGCCACTATGATGATTCCAACCAGTTACCAGTCCATACGGAAGAGAAAATCTTCTACACGGAAGAAGATTACCGCGACTTTCTGGCTAGACGAGGGTGGACATGTCTACAGGGTGATGGCTTTAGGAACATAGACAACATGGATGATCTTCAGCCTGGTGCTGTCTACCGAGGAGTGAGAGAGAGGATGTGA
- the LOC108807380 gene encoding serine/threonine protein phosphatase 2A 57 kDa regulatory subunit B' theta isoform, which produces MWKQIISKLPKKSSSSKNHSSSNNATASTSKTSSSHDNATGKSHSKNAPPPAAAKPPASASSPPKDGNFNRNGIYEALPSFKDVPNAEKPNLFLRKLSLCCVLFDFSDPTKCVKEKEIKRQTLLELVDYVATANGKFSEAVIQEAVRMVSVNIFRTLNPQPRENKVIDALDLEEEEPSMDPSWPHLQLVYELLLRFIASPDTETKLAKKYIDQGFVTRLLDLFDSEDPRERDCLKTVLHRVYGKFMVHRPFIRKSINNVFYRFVFETEKHNGIAEFLEILGSIINGFALPLKEEHKVFLVRALIPLHKPKCLQMYHQQLSYCITQFVEKDCKLADTVIRGLLKSWPVTNSSKEVMFLNELEEVLEATQPPEFQRCMVPLFRRVARCLNSLHFQVAERALFLWNNDHIESLIKQNCKVILPIIFPALERNTQKHWNQAVHSLTLNVQKIFNDNDPEFFKECLAKFRESESKEAEVEAKREATWKRLEEIGMQKQMTSS; this is translated from the exons ATGTGGAAACAGATCATAAGTAAGCTTCCTAAgaagtcttcttcttctaagAACCATTCTTCATCTAATAATGCAACCGCATCTACTTCCAAGACTAGTAGTAGTCATGACAATGCTACAGGAAAATCTCACTCCAAGAACGCTCCTCCTCCAGCTGCTGCAAAGCCTCCTGCTTCTGCTTCCTCTCCTCCTAAAGATGGCAACTTTAACCGTAACGGGATCTACGAAGCCTTGCCGAGTTTCAAAGACGTTCCCAACGCAGAAAAGCCAAACCTGTTTCTAAGAAAGCTCAGCTTGTGCTGTGTCCTCTTCGATTTCTCTGATCCGACCAAGTGCGTCAAGGAGAAGGAGATCAAGCGGCAGACGTTGCTCGAGCTCGTGGACTACGTGGCTACTGCCAACGGTAAGTTCAGCGAGGCTGTTATCCAGGAAGCGGTTAGGATGGTGTCCGTTAACATATTCAGAACGTTGAACCCTCAGCCGCGTGAGAATAAAGTTATCGACGCGTTGGACTTGGAAGAGGAAGAGCCTTCCATGGATCCTTCTTGGCCTCACTTGCAGCTCGTCTACGAGCTTCTCTTGAGGTTCATCGCTTCCCCTGACACCGAGACTAAGCTTGCTAAGAAGTACATTGACCAGGGTTTCGTCACGAGGTTGCTTGACCTGTTTGATTCGGaggatccgagagagagagactgtcTTAAAACCGTTCTCCACCGCGTCTACGGTAAATTCATGGTTCACCGTCCTTTCATCAGGAAGTCCATAAACAACGTCTTCTACAGGTTTGTGTTTGAGACCGAGAAACACAACGGGATTGCTGAGTTTCTTGAGATCTTGGGGAGTATCATCAACGGGTTTGCTCTGCCGCTTAAGGAAGAGCACAAAGTGTTTCTGGTTCGAGCTTTGATACCTCTCCACAAACCGAAATGCTTGCAGATGTATCACCAGCAGCTGTCTTATTGTATCACGCAGTTTGTGGAGAAAGATTGCAAACTCGCTGATACGGTTATAAGAGGACTGTTGAAGTCTTGGCCCGTCACGAATAGCTCCAAGGAAGTCATGTTTCTAAACGAGCTGGAGGAAGTGTTGGAAGCGACTCAGCCGCCTGAGTTCCAACGGTGTATGGTCCCGTTGTTTCGCCGAGTTGCTCGGTGTCTGAACAGTCTTCACTTTCAG GTTGCGGAGAGAGCTTTGTTCTTATGGAACAACGATCACATCGAGAGTCTGATAAAGCAGAACTGTAAAGTTATTCTTCCTATCATTTTCCCTGCACTGGAGAGAAACACTCAGAAGCATTGGAACCAAGCTGTCCATAGCTTGACGCTGAACGTGCAGAAGATATTTAATGACAACGATCCGGAGTTCTTCAAGGAGTGTCTTGCCAAGTTCAGAGAAAGTGAATCAAAAGAAGCTGAAGTCGAAGCGAAACGCGAGGCTACATGGAAACGTTTGGAAGAGATTGGGATGCAAAAGCAAATGACTTCTTCTTAA
- the LOC108807400 gene encoding uncharacterized protein LOC108807400, translating to MYVTKRLSEYQTNPSELTLQAEGPNSGVLVIQDEESQPKCCFGKCAGCDLNGLPFPQNARVTVKYQIGSGDDRIVLLDSVAFVPVLHQPPSSNLYYVIMRRGKHTGEACVSAKEGDRAPCCFCFSYIPNATPRPLDPYDTYQQFEIHQRGSSTRKFFATSVASDGIPPRFLRRKGWTVPFSSSEDFGLVDDAKGVVDAKSRYELPDLDKTVVVGKWYVPFLFVKEGDAKDQMMRSMYYSVTLHQRFEEVFFCENVENKQFEAVVDVEVETEVVKLGGEKKIARESKGVDSDKVVWFSSASGTEEKIGLGSVVLEQMKWEEERFGWSKKGDQIRSSIKRSERFEGGGPYWKSYRCYVLVESFELRRRYGSLVLTYEFIHVDKLKSKWN from the exons ATGTATGTTACTAAGCGTTTGTCTGAATACCAGACAAACCCATCCGAGCTAACGTTGCAAGCAGAAGGTCCAAACTCAGGCGTGTTGGTCATCCAAGACGAGGAGTCACAGCCCAAGTGTTGCTTCGGTAAATGTGCTGGCTGTGATCTCAACGGTTTGCCGTTTCCTCAGAACGCAAGAGTCACCGTCAAGTACCAAATCGGAA GTGGAGATGACAGGATTGTTCTGCTTGACTCGGTTGCGTTTGTTCCTGTTCTTCATCAACCTCCTTCCTCCAATCTTTACTACGTCATAATGCGACGTGGGAAGCACACAGG AGAAGCATGTGTAAGTGCAAAAGAAGGAGACAGAGCTCCCTGTTGCTTTTGCTTCTCTTACATCCCCAACGCTACGCCAAGGCCTCTAGATCCTTATGACACATACCAACAGTTCGAGATCCATCAAAGAGGCTCATCAACCCGTAAGTTCTTCGCCACGTCTGTTGCTTCAGACGGCATACCACCACGGTTCCTTAGGAGGAAAGGCTGGACGGTTCCTTTCTCGTCTTCCGAAGACTTTGGTTTGGTTGACGATGCAAAGGGAGTTGTGGATGCGAAGAGTCGTTACGAGCTTCCTGATCTTGACAAGACCGTTGTGGTTGGGAAGTGGTATGTTCCGTTCTTGTTTGTGAAAGAAGGAGATGCGAAAGATCAGATGATGAGATCCATGTATTACAGCGTGACTCTTCACCAAAGGTTTGAAGAGGTTTTCTTCTGCGAGAACGTTGAGAATAAACAGTTTGAGGCTGTGGTTGATGTGGAGGTGGAAACGGAGGTGGTTAAGCTtggaggagagaagaagattgCAAGGGAGTCAAAAGGTGTGGATTCAGATAAAGTCGTCTGGTTTAGTAGTGCCTCAGGGACCGAGGAGAAGATAGGTCTTGGCTCTGTGGTCTTGGAGCAGATGAAATGGGAAGAGGAGAGGTTTGGCTGGTCTAAGAAGGGTGATCAGATAAGGTCTAGCATTAAGAGATCAGAGAGGTTCGAAGGCGGTGGACCGTATTGGAAGAGTTATAGATGTTATGTATTGGTAGAGAGCTTTGAGTTGAGGAGAAGATATGGGAGCTTGGTGTTGACGTATGAGTTTATACATGTTGATAAGTTGAAGAGCAAGTGGAATTGA